A stretch of the Zeugodacus cucurbitae isolate PBARC_wt_2022May chromosome 6, idZeuCucr1.2, whole genome shotgun sequence genome encodes the following:
- the LOC105221426 gene encoding cytoplasmic tRNA 2-thiolation protein 1 — protein MPIKCKTDCGRNAVLKRPKTSDALCKDCFFAAFEAEIHYTIITNKLFKIGEKVAVAASGGKDSTVLAYVLKLLNDRHNYGLQLILLSIDEGITGYRDDSLETVKKNRDDYQMPLKILSYDELYGWTMDRIVGQIGRSNNCTFCGVFRRQALDRGAKQLEVDSIATGHNADDIAETVLMNILRGDTARLRRCTDIRTGGGENTIPRVKPLKYTYEKEIVMYAHFKKLIYFSTECVFAPNAYRGHARAYLKDLEKVRPSVIMDIIHSGEQLLFKDTVKKPLRGTCERCGFVSSQQPCKACILLEGLNRGLPKLGIGKKSKGDRMRLKQDKELALRERANLVKNDF, from the exons atgccTATTAAATGTAAAACAGATTGCGGACGAAATGCAGTACTTAAG CGCCCAAAAACATCAGACGCTCTATGTAAAGACTGCTTTTTTGCCGCTTTTGAAGCCGAAATTCACTATACCATAATAAccaataaactatttaaaatcgGAGAAAAAGTTGCAGTAGCTGCCAGTGGTGGAAAAGATTCAACAGTTTTAGCTTATGTATTAAAATTACTCAATGATCGCCATAATTACGGTCTTCAATTAATTCTTTTATCCATTGATGAAGGCATAACTGGGTACCGAGATGACAGTCTTGAGACAGTTAAAAAAAATCGCGATGACTATCAAATGCCCCTAAAAATACTTTCCTACGATGAGCTGTATGGCTGGACTATGGATCGCATTGTTGGACAAATTGGGCGATCAAATAACTGCACTTTTTGTGGAGTTTTTAGACGACAAGCGTTGGATCGTGGAGCAAAACAGCTTGAAGTGGATAGCATAGCTACTGGGCATAATGCTGATGATATTGCTGAAACCGTTTTGATGAATATTTTGCGAGGAGATACGGCCCGTTTAAGGCGTTGTACAGATATAAGAACCGGAGGTGGAGAAAACACAATTCCTCGTGTTAAACCACTTAAATACACCTACGAAAAGGAAATTGTTATGTATGCTCATTTTAAAAAGTTGATATATTTTTCGACCGAATGTGTGTTCGCACCAAACGCATACCGGGGACATGCACGTGCATACCTAAAAGACTTGGAAAAAGTTCGCCCATCGGTTATTATGGATATAATACATTCTGGGGAGCAACTACTTTTTAAAGATACAGTAAAAAAACCACTTAGAGGTACATGTGAACGCTGCGGATTCGTATCATCTCAACAGCCGTGCAAagcttgtattttattagaaggATTAAACAGAGGACTCCCAAAATTAGGAATCGGAAAGAAATCGAAGGGAGATCGTATGAGATTGAAACAGGATAAAGAACTCGCGTTAAGGGAGCGTGctaatttagttaaaaatgatttctga